A genomic region of Pyrus communis chromosome 14, drPyrComm1.1, whole genome shotgun sequence contains the following coding sequences:
- the LOC137714913 gene encoding pectinesterase inhibitor 6: MKMASCTNYVFVSLIFPVMWLSFSTQLVSGKGNKSYVEEACSVTRYRDLCIHSLASFSTSAKNSPSRWARAGVSVSLSETKSAAHYLVTLKKHRRGMQGRNKVALSDCIECFGNAIDELHKSLGVLRTLTKTTFDSEMADLKTWLSAALTDGYTCLDGFEGQKGKQVKLLQKTVSKVTHITSNALALVNKLATTGLGSLPNL, encoded by the exons ATGAAAATGGCATCTTGTACGAATTACGTCTTCGTGTCACTCATTTTTCCTGTTATGTGGCTGAGTTTTTCCACTCAATTGGTATCTGGAAAAGGGAACAAAAGCTATGTTGAAGAGGCCTGCAGTGTGACCAGGTATCGAGACCTTTGCATCCACTCACTGGCATCGTTTTCGACATCGGCCAAGAACAGCCCTAGCAGGTGGGCACGAGCCGGGGTTTCAGTTTCATTGAGCGAGACCAAGAGTGCTGCTCATTACTTG GTAACTCTGAAAAAGCACAGGCGTGGTATGCAAGGGAGAAACAAAGTTGCTTTGTCCGACTGCATTGAATGCTTTGGGAACGCGATCGACGAGCTTCACAAATCACTCGGTGTTCTCAGGACGCTTACTAAAACGACATTCGACTCCGAAATGGCGGACCTGAAAACCTGGCTCAGTGCTGCCCTAACTGATGGATACACTTGCTTGGATGGCTTTGAGGGCCAGAAAGGAAAACAAGTCAAATTGCTACAAAAGACGGTTTCGAAAGTTACTCATATCACCAGTAATGCACTGGCTCTTGTTAACAAACTTGCGACTACTGGCTTGGGAAGCCTTCCTAATTTGTAG
- the LOC137714949 gene encoding UDP-glucuronic acid decarboxylase 2, with protein MGSGLIFRGHEADQQVADTYSPKPPKPWASVTRPIQYLLREQRLVFILVGIAIATVVFTLLPSSAPISPYATGNVPISNEYVRYDFDSSATAHYKPAYDRRFGLNSWNSGGKVPLGLKRKGLRIVVTGGAGFVGSHLVDRLIERGDSVIVVDNFFTGRKENVMHHFGNPRFELIRHDVVEPLLLEVDQIYHLACPASPVHYKFNPVKTIKTNVVGTLNMLGLAKRIGARFLLTSTSEVYGDPLQHPQVETYWGNVNPIGVRSCYDEGKRTAETLTMDYHRGAGVEVRIARIFNTYGPRMCIDDGRVVSNFVAQALRKEPMTVYGDGKQTRSFQYVSDLVEGLMRLMEGEHVGPFNLGNPGEFTMLELAKVVQETIDPAAKIEYRPNTEDDPHKRKPDITKAKDLLGWQPKVSLQKGLPLMVSDFRKRIFGDHKEGGATTAL; from the exons ATGGGTTCGGGGCTGATTTTCCGAGGGCACGAAGCGGACCAACAGGTGGCGGACACCTATTCGCCCAAACCTCCGAAGCCGTGGGCCTCCGTGACCCGCCCGATTCAGTACTTGCTCCGAGAGCAGCGCCTCGTTTTCATCCTTGTGGGCATTGCTATCGCCACCGTAGTGTTCACCCTCCTCCCGTCTTCCGCCCCTATTTCTCCGTACGCCACCGGTAACGTCCCGATCTCGAACGAGTACGTCCGGTACGACTTCGATTCGTCGGCGACGGCCCATTACAAGCCGGCCTACGACCGACGGTTCGGGTTGAACAGCTGGAATTCTGGCGGCAAGGTGCCCCTGGGACTGAAACGAAAGGGGCTCCGGATCGTCGTGACTGGCGGGGCCGGGTTCGTCGGATCGCATCTTGTGGACCGTCTGATTGAGCGAGGCGACAGCGTGATCGTTGTGGACAATTTCTTCACCGGAAGGAAGGAGAATGTGATGCACCATTTCGGAAACCCGAGGTTTGAGCTCATCCGGCACGACGTCGTCGAGCCGCTTCTGCTCGAGGTCGACCAGATCTACCATCTCGCTTGCCCTGCCTCCCCTGTTCATTACAAATTCAACCCTGTCAAGACCATT AAAACCAATGTGGTGGGGACTCTAAACATGCTGGGTCTCGCAAAGAGGATCGGCGCGCGGTTCTTGCTGACGAGCACCAGCGAGGTGTACGGCGATCCTCTGCAGCATCCGCAGGTTGAAACCTACTGGGGCAACGTTAATCCAATCG GTGTCCGAAGTTGTTACGACGAGGGAAAACGTACGGCCGAGACATTGACCATGGACTACCACAGAGGAGCTGGAGTTGAG GTTAGGATTGCTAGGATTTTTAACACTTACGGGCCAAGAATGTGCATAGATGACGGCCGTGTTGTTAGTAACTTTGTTGCTCAG GCGTTGAGGAAAGAACCGATGACGGTTTATGGTGACGGGAAGCAAACAAGGAGTTTCCAATATGTTTCTGATCTG GTGGAAGGTCTGATGCGTCTGATGGAAGGTGAACATGTGGGACCCTTCAATCTCGGAAACCCGGGTGAATTCACCATGCTCGAACTTGCAAAG GTGGTGCAAGAAACAATCGACCCAGCAGCAAAGATCGAGTATAGGCCGAACACAGAGGATGACCCCCACAAGAGGAAACCTGATATCACAAAGGCTAAAGACTTACTCGGCTGGCAACCAAAGGTGTCCCTTCAAAAGGGTCTCCCTCTCATGGTCTCTGACTTCAGGAAACGCATCTTCGGTGACCACAAGGAAGGTGGCGCTACCACCGCCCTGTAA
- the LOC137716358 gene encoding uncharacterized protein, with protein MSHKSLDSRHSVDSCAFQLHGWRPFQLQQQQTSTPTSKTLDSSDPKSSGLLVHTKRPCLSNRTTSFSIDAIDMSRLTLVDDDRTISGGHHTRNGSFRFIAKKRRRRGSRSVSGRSSERSGTRRCCSVGASAAYGTCSDFPVAVGTDSSGELFGNGDANWASDVSEARNSRKERDGGGGSGEKENVGVAFGPIGGFDAQGNESGYGSEPGYRGDAEFGYGDEFDEEEEDTRVLFWGDQFGDADSMMETVGENTFADQKSHHRCRRKKHDCRMVDALR; from the exons ATGTCCCACAAATCCCTGGATTCACGGCACTCCGTCGATTCCTGTGCGTTCCAGCTCCATGGCTGGAGACCTTTCcagctgcagcagcagcagaccTCCACGCCCACCTCCAAAACCCTAGACTCCTCCGATCCCAAATCCAGTGGCCTCCTCGTCCACACCAAGCGCCCCTGCCTCTCCAACAGGACGACTTCTTTTTCTATCGATGCCATCGACATGTCCCGGCTTACCTTGGTCGACGACGACAGGACGATCTCCGGCGGACACCATACTAGGAACGGGAGCTTCCGGTTCATCGCGAAGAAGCGGCGGCGTCGTGGGTCGAGGTCGGTTTCCGGGAGGAGTAGTGAGCGGAGTGGGACCCGGAGGTGCTGCTCGGTTGGCGCTTCGGCGGCGTATGGGACGTGTTCGGATTTTCCGGTGGCGGTGGGGACGGACTCGAGTGGGGAGCTGTTTGGGAATGGGGATGCGAATTGGGCGTCGGATGTGAGTGAGGCGAGGAATTCGAGGAAGGAGAGAGATGGAGGTGGGGGGAGTGGAGAGAAGGAGAATGTGGGTGTTGCGTTTGGTCCCATTGGGGGTTTTGATGCTCAGGGGAATGAGTCCGGGTACGGCAGTGAACCAGGTTATCGCGGGGACGCAGAGTTCGGCTATGGCGATGAGtttgatgaggaggaggaggatacTCGGGTATTGTTTTGGGGCGATCAATTTGGAG ATGCTGATTCTATGATGGAGACAGTGGGGGAGAATACATTCGCGGATCAAAAGTCCCATCACAGATGTCGGCGTAAGAAACACGATTGCAGAATGGTTGATGCACTGAGGTAG
- the LOC137715973 gene encoding peter Pan-like protein isoform X1 has protein sequence MARFKNKKKVFVKPVSTKKQANVDHITGDKIPRSFVFSRCKLPGPLRQLQADLRKLMLPYTALKLKEKRRNNLRDFLNVAGPMGVTHFLMLSKTPTAPYLRVARTPQGPTLTFKIQEYSLAVDIARSQKRPRCPADLFKNAPLIVLSGFGTGEQHLKLTTILFQNIFPAIDVNTVKLSSCQRIVLLNYNKDTKLIDFRHYSIRLQPVGVSQRLRRFVQNHQVPDLRNLQDVSDFVTKAGYGSESEADDEAATVTLANDLGRVNRASSKSAVKLQEIGPRMTLQLMKIEEGLCTGGVIFSEYGNGDGKKKEDKHEDEENDDEDEEIDDEDEENDEEDGEDIDED, from the exons ATGGCTCGCTTCAAAAAT aagaagaaggtgtTTGTGAAGCCGGTTTCGACGAAGAAGCAGGCTAATGTGGACCATATCACAGGGGATAAAATCCCAAGGAGCTTTGTGTTTTCCAGATGCAAGTTGCCTGGTCCTCTGAGGCAGCTTCAAGCTGATTTGAGGAAGCTCATGCTTCCCTACACTGCCCTTAAGCTTAAG GAGAAGAGGCGGAACAATCTTAGAGACTTTTTGAATGTGGCCGGGCCTATGGGGGTTACACATTTCCTCATGTTGTCGAAAACTCCAACTGCACCATACCTTAGGGTTGCGAGGACACCTCAAGGCCCAACGCTTACATTTAAGATACAGGAGTACTCTTTGGCGGTTGATATTGCGCGGTCTCAAAAGCGTCCTAGATGCCCGGCAGATCTTTTTAAGAATGCCCCCTTG ATTGTTCTTTCTGGTTTTGGGACTGGAGAGCAACATTTGAAGCTCACAACGATACTGTTTCAGAACATCTTTCCAGCCATTGATGTTAACACT GTGAAACTTTCTTCATGCCAAAGAATAGTGTTGCTTAATTACAACAAGGACACAAAACTGATTGATTTCCGGCATTACTCCATAAGATTACAGCCTGTGGGTGTCTCCCAGAGATTAAGAAGATTTGTTCAGAACCATCAAGTCCCTGATCTAAGAAATCTTCAAGACGTGAGTGACTTTGTCACAAA GGCTGGTTACGGATCAGAGAGTGAAGCAGATGATGAGGCAGCGACCGTGACTTTGGCTAATGATCTAGGTAGGGTTAATCGGGCTTCCTCTAAAAGTGCCGTCAAGCTTCAAGAGATAGGACCCAGAATGACTCTTCAACTCATGAAGATTGAGGAAGGTTTGTGCACCGGTGGAGTCATCTTCAGTGAATATG gaaaTGGCGAtgggaagaaaaaggaagacaaACATGAAGATGAGGAAAacgatgatgaagatgaagaaattgatgatgaagatgaggaaaatgatgaagaagatggtgaAGATATCGACGAAGACTAA
- the LOC137715973 gene encoding peter Pan-like protein isoform X2 — MARFKNKKVFVKPVSTKKQANVDHITGDKIPRSFVFSRCKLPGPLRQLQADLRKLMLPYTALKLKEKRRNNLRDFLNVAGPMGVTHFLMLSKTPTAPYLRVARTPQGPTLTFKIQEYSLAVDIARSQKRPRCPADLFKNAPLIVLSGFGTGEQHLKLTTILFQNIFPAIDVNTVKLSSCQRIVLLNYNKDTKLIDFRHYSIRLQPVGVSQRLRRFVQNHQVPDLRNLQDVSDFVTKAGYGSESEADDEAATVTLANDLGRVNRASSKSAVKLQEIGPRMTLQLMKIEEGLCTGGVIFSEYGNGDGKKKEDKHEDEENDDEDEEIDDEDEENDEEDGEDIDED, encoded by the exons ATGGCTCGCTTCAAAAAT aagaaggtgtTTGTGAAGCCGGTTTCGACGAAGAAGCAGGCTAATGTGGACCATATCACAGGGGATAAAATCCCAAGGAGCTTTGTGTTTTCCAGATGCAAGTTGCCTGGTCCTCTGAGGCAGCTTCAAGCTGATTTGAGGAAGCTCATGCTTCCCTACACTGCCCTTAAGCTTAAG GAGAAGAGGCGGAACAATCTTAGAGACTTTTTGAATGTGGCCGGGCCTATGGGGGTTACACATTTCCTCATGTTGTCGAAAACTCCAACTGCACCATACCTTAGGGTTGCGAGGACACCTCAAGGCCCAACGCTTACATTTAAGATACAGGAGTACTCTTTGGCGGTTGATATTGCGCGGTCTCAAAAGCGTCCTAGATGCCCGGCAGATCTTTTTAAGAATGCCCCCTTG ATTGTTCTTTCTGGTTTTGGGACTGGAGAGCAACATTTGAAGCTCACAACGATACTGTTTCAGAACATCTTTCCAGCCATTGATGTTAACACT GTGAAACTTTCTTCATGCCAAAGAATAGTGTTGCTTAATTACAACAAGGACACAAAACTGATTGATTTCCGGCATTACTCCATAAGATTACAGCCTGTGGGTGTCTCCCAGAGATTAAGAAGATTTGTTCAGAACCATCAAGTCCCTGATCTAAGAAATCTTCAAGACGTGAGTGACTTTGTCACAAA GGCTGGTTACGGATCAGAGAGTGAAGCAGATGATGAGGCAGCGACCGTGACTTTGGCTAATGATCTAGGTAGGGTTAATCGGGCTTCCTCTAAAAGTGCCGTCAAGCTTCAAGAGATAGGACCCAGAATGACTCTTCAACTCATGAAGATTGAGGAAGGTTTGTGCACCGGTGGAGTCATCTTCAGTGAATATG gaaaTGGCGAtgggaagaaaaaggaagacaaACATGAAGATGAGGAAAacgatgatgaagatgaagaaattgatgatgaagatgaggaaaatgatgaagaagatggtgaAGATATCGACGAAGACTAA
- the LOC137715974 gene encoding mitochondrial zinc maintenance protein 1, mitochondrial-like, whose amino-acid sequence MARAQVLNAYKALLRATRKSFAGDVTMLNGAAAEVRKKFEESRHVTSDAEIKSLLEQAGEACRFISEMIVQAKLNSRGGYEVKPDKDHAGATLEVPSEELLRTKS is encoded by the exons ATGGCGAGAGCACAAGTACTGAACGCGTACAAAGCTTTGCTACGAGCGACGCGGAAGTCGTTCGCCGGAGACGTGACGATGCTGAACGGCGCGGCGGCGGAGGTCCGCAAGAAGTTCGAAGAGAGCAGGCACGTGACGTCAGACGCGGAGATCAAGAGTCTCCTGGAACAGGCAGGCGAGGCCTGCCGTTTCATCAGCGAAATGATCGTCCAGGCCAAGCTCAATTCCCGCGGCGGTTACG AAGTGAAGCCGGATAAAGATCATGCGGGAGCAACACTTGAGGTTCCTTCCGAAGAGCTTCTTCGCACCAAGTCTTGA